A genomic segment from Streptosporangium roseum DSM 43021 encodes:
- a CDS encoding MFS transporter, translating into MGRSLGRQFRWFWAAYAVSAFGTWLAFDTFALIAILALDAGPTEVSVLAAAGLAVGALVAVPLGPWVEFRRKRPVMIAMDLIRFAALLSVPAAYVLGRLSFAQLLVVAVVVGAADIAFTAASGACLKALVRSEDLLVANGRFEATTWTATALGPPLGTAAIGLVGPVTSVAANAVSFLLSAAGIRAIGGREPRPARAAAPPRPGAGDLLEGWRYILASPALRPLFFNTVLVSGLIMATSPLLAVLMLGELGFAPWQYGLAFGVPCVGGLIGSRMARPLIARFGRHKVMLTAGTLRACWSLGLAFISPGPAGLFLVIAVEFGLITCMGVFNPVFATYRLEQFPSDRVARTLAAWSITNKATVAAMTGGWGLLAGLTSPRTAIAIAGLLLLATSLLLPRHDRTPLLKNADQAPPERQTLA; encoded by the coding sequence TTGGGAAGGTCGCTGGGTCGGCAGTTCAGGTGGTTCTGGGCCGCGTATGCGGTCAGCGCGTTCGGCACATGGCTCGCGTTCGACACGTTCGCCCTGATCGCGATTCTCGCTCTGGACGCAGGGCCTACCGAGGTGTCGGTTCTGGCCGCCGCGGGGCTCGCGGTCGGGGCACTGGTCGCGGTGCCGCTCGGGCCGTGGGTGGAGTTCCGGCGCAAACGGCCGGTGATGATCGCGATGGACCTGATCCGGTTCGCGGCGCTGTTGAGCGTTCCCGCCGCCTACGTGCTCGGCCGGCTGAGCTTCGCTCAGCTCCTGGTCGTGGCGGTCGTCGTCGGCGCGGCCGACATCGCCTTCACCGCTGCGAGCGGAGCATGTCTGAAGGCACTCGTCCGGTCCGAGGACCTGCTCGTCGCGAACGGGCGGTTCGAGGCCACGACCTGGACCGCCACCGCGCTCGGGCCGCCGCTCGGTACCGCCGCGATCGGGCTGGTGGGCCCGGTGACGAGCGTGGCGGCCAACGCGGTCAGCTTCCTCCTCTCGGCCGCGGGGATCCGTGCCATCGGCGGGCGGGAGCCACGTCCCGCGCGAGCCGCCGCACCGCCCCGGCCTGGAGCCGGCGACCTGCTGGAGGGATGGCGGTACATCCTCGCCAGCCCGGCGCTGCGCCCGTTGTTCTTCAACACTGTCCTGGTCAGCGGCCTGATCATGGCAACCTCGCCGTTGCTCGCCGTCCTCATGCTCGGCGAGCTCGGGTTCGCGCCCTGGCAGTACGGCCTCGCCTTCGGCGTCCCCTGCGTCGGCGGCCTCATCGGCTCGCGGATGGCCCGCCCGCTCATCGCACGGTTCGGGCGGCACAAGGTCATGCTCACCGCCGGGACGCTGCGCGCGTGCTGGTCACTCGGACTGGCCTTCATCAGTCCCGGCCCCGCCGGGCTCTTCCTCGTCATCGCCGTCGAATTCGGGCTGATCACCTGTATGGGCGTGTTCAACCCGGTATTCGCTACCTACCGGCTCGAACAGTTCCCGTCGGACCGGGTCGCCCGCACGCTGGCCGCCTGGTCGATCACCAATAAAGCCACCGTCGCGGCCATGACCGGCGGGTGGGGCCTGCTGGCCGGTCTCACCAGCCCCCGCACCGCGATCGCGATCGCCGGTCTTCTCCTTCTGGCGACCTCGCTCCTCCTACCCCGACACGACCGCACGCCCCTACTCAAGAACGCCGACCAGGCGCCACCGGAAAGGCAGACACTCGCATGA
- a CDS encoding cysteine hydrolase family protein: MSTAPALDPAHTALLVMDYQPAILALLPEGDSEALLGRMEKVIADVRAKGGAIAYVRVGFTEADWAAIPPTNRSFAPIAQHRLMHHADRDTAVHERLAPQDGDIIVRKVRHGGLSTTDLDQRLREHGITTLIIAGISTSGVVLSTVLDAADRDYRLYVLADGVADPDPEVHDVLLHQVFPSRAHILEAAELHTLLRAD, encoded by the coding sequence ATGAGCACCGCCCCCGCGCTCGACCCCGCACACACCGCCCTGCTCGTCATGGACTATCAGCCCGCGATCCTCGCGCTGCTACCCGAAGGAGACAGTGAAGCCCTGCTGGGACGCATGGAGAAGGTAATCGCCGACGTTCGCGCCAAGGGCGGCGCCATCGCCTATGTCCGGGTCGGCTTCACCGAGGCCGACTGGGCTGCGATCCCGCCCACCAACAGGTCTTTCGCACCGATCGCCCAGCACCGCCTCATGCACCACGCAGACCGTGACACCGCTGTCCACGAACGTCTCGCTCCCCAGGACGGAGACATCATCGTGCGTAAGGTCCGTCACGGCGGCCTGTCCACCACCGACCTCGATCAGCGGCTACGCGAACACGGCATCACCACTCTGATCATCGCGGGCATCAGCACCAGCGGCGTCGTCCTGTCCACCGTCCTCGACGCGGCCGACCGGGACTACCGGCTCTACGTCCTGGCCGACGGCGTCGCCGACCCTGACCCCGAAGTGCACGACGTCCTGCTCCATCAGGTCTTTCCCTCACGGGCCCACATCCTCGAAGCCGCCGAGTTGCACACCCTCCTGCGGGCTGACTGA
- a CDS encoding aminotransferase class V-fold PLP-dependent enzyme, translating to MTDPSPWLAPHYSKFHVSRRLLLSGHSHQAWPDVALAGQLDAFHDAALEVDDKWGKAFDKAERVRDGFRLFLGDPSAELALGGSTHELVLRFLSAVNLRDRPRLITSDGEFHTLRRQLARLAEEGVEVVRIAAEPAGTLAVRMADAVDDRTAAVLVSAVLFETSRIVPGLGALARTCRRRGVELLVDAYHALGAVPFSVAEVEEAWVVGGGYKYLQLGEGNCFLRMPEHARTLRPVITGWFAEFAELAGDHRAGSVGYPAGAARFAGSTYDPTSHYRAARVFDFFAEHGLTPEFLRQVSLRQVSLLAERFDALDAPDHLITRDRRGSREEYGGFLALRSPHAARLQAGLAARGVRTDSRGEYLRFGPAPYLSDAQLVTAMELLGAELSDLGAPTGPEAAPAHP from the coding sequence GTGACCGACCCGTCGCCGTGGCTCGCGCCGCACTACTCGAAGTTCCACGTGTCGCGGCGCCTGCTGCTGTCCGGCCACTCGCACCAGGCGTGGCCGGACGTCGCTCTGGCCGGACAGCTCGACGCGTTCCACGACGCCGCCCTCGAAGTGGACGACAAGTGGGGCAAGGCCTTCGACAAGGCCGAGCGGGTCCGGGACGGCTTCCGCCTGTTCCTCGGCGACCCGTCCGCCGAGCTCGCCCTCGGCGGCAGCACGCATGAGCTCGTGCTGCGTTTCCTGTCCGCCGTGAACCTGCGGGACCGGCCCCGGCTGATCACCTCCGACGGGGAGTTCCACACCCTGCGGCGGCAGCTCGCCCGGCTGGCCGAGGAAGGTGTCGAGGTCGTCAGGATCGCCGCCGAACCCGCCGGCACGCTCGCCGTACGCATGGCCGACGCCGTCGACGACCGGACCGCCGCCGTCCTGGTGTCGGCGGTGCTGTTCGAGACCTCCCGGATCGTCCCCGGGCTCGGCGCGCTCGCCCGGACCTGCCGGCGGCGGGGCGTGGAGCTGCTGGTCGACGCCTACCACGCCCTGGGCGCCGTGCCGTTCTCGGTGGCCGAGGTCGAGGAGGCGTGGGTCGTCGGGGGCGGCTACAAATATCTCCAGCTCGGTGAGGGCAACTGCTTCCTGCGGATGCCCGAGCACGCCCGCACGCTGCGGCCGGTGATCACCGGCTGGTTCGCGGAGTTCGCCGAGCTGGCCGGCGACCATCGCGCGGGGTCCGTCGGCTATCCGGCCGGCGCCGCGCGTTTCGCGGGGTCCACCTACGACCCCACGAGCCACTACCGCGCCGCCCGTGTCTTCGACTTCTTCGCCGAGCACGGCCTGACCCCGGAATTCCTCCGGCAGGTCTCGTTGCGCCAGGTGAGCCTGCTGGCCGAGCGCTTCGACGCGCTCGACGCGCCCGACCATCTGATCACCCGCGACCGCCGTGGTTCCCGCGAGGAGTACGGCGGGTTCCTCGCGCTGCGGTCGCCCCACGCCGCCCGCCTGCAGGCCGGCCTGGCGGCGCGGGGCGTACGGACCGACAGCCGCGGGGAGTATCTGCGGTTCGGTCCCGCACCCTACCTGTCCGACGCGCAGCTCGTGACCGCCATGGAGCTACTCGGCGCGGAGCTCTCCGACCTGGGCGCCCCGACCGGCCCCGAGGCTGCGCCGGCACATCCGTAA
- a CDS encoding tryptophan 2,3-dioxygenase: MCPTSRSHRPRCLPFVEVDEAVIVDHSPVLTYSSYLALDEILTAQRPHSDEHEEMLFIVVHQVHELWFKQLLHEFAGLQRQLALGDSAHVLHSLRRSLGILKAVIAQIDVLETMTPSQFTSFRGNLGTASGFQSAQFREIEAVLGRRDRRTFERYLEGSGERYRIESAMNRPTLFDSFLGYLVVHGYPVPHDLLYRDVSLPLEPSVELQSVLLQVYHDDDVAAEVCEGLVDLDQRIQEWRYRHGKMVERIIGDKAGTGGSSGAAYLRATLSTPMFPDLWTVRGRL, encoded by the coding sequence ATGTGCCCTACATCGCGTTCACACCGACCGCGATGCCTGCCTTTTGTGGAGGTTGATGAAGCCGTGATCGTCGACCACTCCCCCGTTTTGACGTACTCCTCGTACCTGGCGCTGGATGAGATCCTGACGGCCCAGCGGCCGCACTCGGACGAGCATGAAGAGATGCTGTTCATTGTCGTCCACCAGGTGCACGAACTGTGGTTCAAACAACTGCTGCACGAATTCGCCGGTCTGCAGCGGCAGTTGGCCCTCGGCGACAGCGCGCACGTCCTTCACTCCTTGCGCCGGTCACTGGGCATTCTGAAGGCCGTGATCGCTCAGATCGACGTCCTGGAGACCATGACCCCTTCCCAGTTCACCAGCTTTCGGGGCAACCTGGGCACCGCGAGCGGTTTCCAGTCCGCGCAGTTCCGTGAGATCGAGGCGGTGCTGGGACGGCGCGACCGCCGGACGTTCGAGCGCTATCTGGAAGGGAGCGGTGAGCGCTACCGGATCGAGTCGGCGATGAACCGGCCGACCCTCTTCGACTCCTTCCTCGGCTACCTCGTGGTCCATGGCTACCCGGTGCCGCACGACCTGCTGTATCGGGACGTGTCGCTGCCGCTGGAACCGTCGGTGGAGCTGCAGAGTGTATTACTGCAGGTCTATCACGACGACGACGTGGCGGCGGAGGTCTGCGAGGGGCTCGTGGATCTCGACCAGCGTATCCAGGAGTGGCGCTACCGGCACGGGAAGATGGTGGAGCGGATCATCGGCGACAAGGCCGGCACCGGCGGTTCCTCGGGAGCCGCCTACCTGCGCGCGACCCTGTCCACACCGATGTTCCCCGACCTGTGGACCGTACGGGGCCGGCTGTGA
- a CDS encoding enediyne antibiotic chromoprotein produces MQIANKGKLLTKLGATAALALGLGLAFQPAAGATTTPASSGASISAAAISAAPSTGLSDNTTITISATGLQPGSVYHLGQCAAVRPDAFACNAATNVDVTASATGTITKTLTVRSSFTGSAADGSTWPINTATTPTVIAVFNNAFDGGTTPLSF; encoded by the coding sequence ATGCAGATCGCCAACAAGGGCAAGCTCCTCACCAAGCTCGGCGCCACCGCCGCCCTGGCCCTCGGCCTCGGCCTCGCCTTCCAGCCCGCCGCCGGCGCCACCACCACCCCCGCCTCCTCGGGGGCATCCATCTCCGCCGCCGCCATCTCCGCCGCACCCTCCACCGGCCTCAGCGACAACACCACCATCACCATCTCCGCCACCGGCCTGCAGCCCGGCAGCGTCTACCACCTCGGCCAGTGCGCCGCCGTCCGCCCCGACGCCTTCGCCTGCAACGCCGCCACCAACGTCGACGTCACCGCCTCCGCCACCGGCACCATCACCAAAACCCTCACCGTCCGCAGCTCCTTCACCGGCAGCGCCGCCGACGGCAGCACCTGGCCCATCAACACCGCCACCACCCCCACCGTCATCGCCGTCTTCAACAACGCCTTCGACGGCGGAACCACCCCCCTGTCCTTCTAA
- a CDS encoding acyltransferase family protein has product MATPARGPSVKTPDKKRIASLDGIRGVCAMIVVTTHVAFSTFVLPSSAGPPTEGIWSILWAGQVGAIGPFFIMSGLFLYRPFARATLAGTPQPRLGIYFVRRASRLLPAFWVLCAFSLIVLNLSSITGVWDVLRPFLLLHIYDFHWYAGLDVAWTVPAETQFYVALPIIAWVMHRLARGVADPARKARRMLIPLGLLVVVQLGWALYINSSFGPWPPQFFYPFGVSGLFAIGMAMAVWSVLTEVSPDKAPKFFGWATKRPNLFWLAALVPYVINCAQPFSIPGTADWLSPEAAVIRSALMLIFSFLVMVPLVVPGATSRLMEVSLGNWPLRFLGRISYGLYLWHFAVMYLVFQSGSIFGETVPVQALLGKFGFWELLIPTLVGTIAISTLSYYVLERPILKLTDRLGKGKAAPSVATSEAGKPAPEFTSSGAGRP; this is encoded by the coding sequence ATGGCGACACCCGCGCGTGGGCCCAGCGTGAAGACACCAGATAAGAAACGTATCGCGTCGCTCGACGGGATACGCGGCGTGTGCGCGATGATCGTGGTCACCACCCACGTCGCTTTCTCCACATTCGTTCTCCCGTCCTCCGCGGGCCCGCCGACCGAGGGAATCTGGTCCATTCTCTGGGCGGGGCAGGTTGGGGCGATCGGGCCCTTCTTCATCATGTCCGGCCTGTTCCTCTACCGGCCGTTCGCCCGGGCCACCCTGGCCGGCACCCCGCAGCCCAGGCTGGGGATCTACTTCGTGAGACGCGCCTCGCGACTCCTGCCGGCCTTCTGGGTGCTGTGCGCGTTCAGCCTGATCGTGCTCAACCTCTCCAGCATCACCGGGGTCTGGGACGTGCTGCGGCCGTTCCTGCTGCTGCACATCTACGACTTCCACTGGTACGCCGGTCTCGACGTGGCCTGGACCGTACCGGCGGAGACCCAGTTCTACGTCGCGCTGCCGATCATCGCCTGGGTCATGCACCGCCTCGCGCGCGGTGTCGCCGATCCGGCGCGGAAGGCACGCCGGATGCTGATCCCGCTCGGCCTCCTCGTGGTGGTCCAGCTCGGGTGGGCCCTCTACATCAACTCGAGCTTCGGCCCCTGGCCGCCGCAGTTCTTCTACCCGTTCGGAGTGTCCGGCCTGTTCGCCATCGGCATGGCGATGGCGGTGTGGTCGGTCCTCACCGAGGTGTCCCCGGACAAGGCGCCCAAGTTCTTCGGCTGGGCGACCAAGCGGCCGAACCTGTTCTGGCTCGCGGCACTGGTGCCCTATGTCATCAACTGCGCCCAGCCCTTCTCCATCCCGGGCACGGCCGACTGGCTCTCACCGGAGGCCGCGGTCATCCGCTCCGCACTGATGCTCATCTTCTCCTTCCTGGTCATGGTGCCGCTGGTCGTGCCGGGCGCAACCTCGCGGTTGATGGAGGTCTCGCTGGGCAACTGGCCGCTGCGCTTCCTCGGGCGCATCTCCTACGGCCTCTACCTCTGGCACTTCGCCGTCATGTATCTCGTGTTCCAGAGCGGGAGCATCTTCGGCGAGACCGTCCCCGTGCAGGCCCTGCTGGGCAAGTTCGGTTTCTGGGAGCTGCTGATTCCCACGTTGGTGGGCACCATCGCGATCTCGACGCTCAGCTACTACGTCCTCGAACGTCCGATCCTCAAGCTCACCGACCGGCTGGGCAAGGGAAAGGCGGCACCGAGCGTCGCGACCTCCGAAGCCGGAAAGCCGGCGCCGGAGTTCACCTCGAGTGGAGCCGGGCGGCCGTAG
- a CDS encoding dihydrofolate reductase family protein, which produces MRKVVLLMHVSLDGFVGRSDGDLQWIFPDMDDDLTEWTIDSLSRMDTHVLGRVNYEEQSGHWPYSTDRLAPLINNATKIVFSGTLEKVEWNNSRLATGDVTEEIAQLKRRPGTDIFVPGGARFAQSVSRLGLVDEYRLIVHPIVLGSGLPLFTDPIDLKLLSSREFSTGAVALTYRRA; this is translated from the coding sequence ATGAGGAAAGTCGTTCTATTAATGCATGTCTCGCTTGACGGATTTGTCGGGCGGTCGGACGGAGATCTGCAATGGATCTTCCCGGACATGGACGACGACCTCACGGAATGGACCATCGACTCGCTGAGCCGGATGGACACGCACGTTCTCGGCCGCGTCAACTACGAAGAGCAGTCGGGGCACTGGCCGTACTCGACCGACCGGCTCGCCCCTCTGATCAACAACGCGACCAAGATCGTCTTCTCCGGGACGCTGGAGAAGGTCGAGTGGAACAACTCAAGGCTGGCCACAGGTGACGTCACCGAAGAGATCGCGCAGCTGAAGCGGCGGCCCGGCACGGACATCTTCGTGCCCGGCGGTGCGAGGTTCGCGCAGTCGGTGTCGAGGCTGGGACTCGTGGACGAATATCGGCTGATCGTCCATCCCATCGTGCTGGGCAGCGGGCTGCCCTTGTTCACCGATCCGATCGATCTGAAGCTCCTGAGCTCAAGGGAGTTCTCCACGGGCGCCGTCGCCCTGACCTACCGGCGCGCATGA
- a CDS encoding YdeI/OmpD-associated family protein, producing MKFRTVVILSGKTTTGIQVPQEVIESLGSGKRPRVQVTINGYTYRSSVAPMGGGYMLPINADHRKGAGVAGGEEVDVEIELDTQPREVTLPSDLTEALDGEAGAKQFFDGLSYTQRLSFATWIESAKKAETRQRRLDETVTMLREGRTRR from the coding sequence ATGAAATTTCGCACCGTAGTCATACTCAGTGGGAAGACCACGACCGGTATCCAGGTTCCGCAGGAGGTCATCGAGAGCCTCGGTTCGGGCAAGCGGCCGCGGGTCCAGGTCACGATCAACGGTTACACCTACCGCAGCAGCGTGGCGCCGATGGGAGGGGGGTACATGCTCCCCATCAACGCCGATCACCGCAAGGGCGCGGGCGTCGCCGGCGGTGAGGAGGTGGACGTCGAGATCGAGCTCGACACCCAGCCTCGCGAGGTGACGCTGCCGTCCGACCTCACGGAGGCGCTCGACGGCGAGGCGGGCGCCAAGCAGTTCTTCGACGGGCTGTCCTACACGCAGAGGCTGTCGTTCGCGACCTGGATCGAGAGCGCGAAGAAGGCCGAGACCCGGCAGCGCCGTCTCGATGAGACGGTCACCATGCTGCGCGAGGGCCGTACCCGGCGCTGA
- a CDS encoding enediyne antibiotic chromoprotein: MQNTNKGKLLTKLGATAALALGLGLAFQPAAGATTTPASSGASISAAAISAAPSTGLSDNTTITISATGLQPGSVYHLGQCAAVRPDAFACNAATNVDVTASATGTITKTLTVRSSFTGSAADGSTWPINTATTPTVIAVFNNAFDGGTTPLSF, encoded by the coding sequence ATGCAGAACACCAACAAGGGCAAGCTCCTCACCAAGCTCGGCGCCACCGCCGCCCTGGCCCTCGGCCTCGGCCTCGCCTTCCAGCCCGCCGCCGGCGCCACCACCACCCCCGCCTCCTCGGGGGCATCCATCTCCGCCGCCGCCATCTCCGCCGCACCCTCCACCGGCCTCAGCGACAACACCACCATCACCATCTCCGCCACCGGCCTACAGCCCGGCAGCGTCTACCACCTCGGCCAGTGCGCCGCCGTCCGCCCCGACGCCTTCGCCTGCAACGCCGCCACCAACGTCGACGTCACCGCCTCCGCCACCGGCACCATCACCAAAACCCTCACCGTCCGCAGCTCCTTCACCGGCAGCGCCGCCGACGGCAGCACCTGGCCCATCAACACCGCCACCACCCCCACCGTCATCGCCGTCTTCAACAACGCCTTCGACGGCGGAACCACCCCCCTGTCCTTCTAA
- a CDS encoding benzoate-CoA ligase family protein yields the protein MTILATLPIISPFESQIDHPEFNIAEYFLDRNIGDRTALITGAGRTTYAELTALANRVGNALHALGVRQGDRVLTALSDGVESVATWYGAQKIGAVTAEVYTYLQPKDYRYYVNYASPAIVVADAVTLDRLREAGVRNMLVVGVPPHDLRDGEHHFETLVAAQSPDLAPAPTTRDDVAIWKFTTGSTGAPKACVLPARSPLLSFEGYARGVLDIRPDDVVLPVPKLFFGYSRDLTTLFPFGVGAAGIAFPERSTADKIFELIAEHRPTILVNVPTMMSAMVAHPEAANQDLSSLRLCTSAGEALPAELHRKWMDTFGVEVIDGIGSSEAYHIYLSNRPGRSRTGSLGQVVPGYRARVVDQDGATVPDGEVGVLEVSGEAVALEYWQEPEKSAETFTAEHTVRSGDLVTRDAEGFFYYRGRADDLLKVGGIWVAPAEIENCLMAHPSVVECALIGYQVGGLTRPRAYVVSDGEVTAAELQSFVRSRLAPQKYPRDVQFVDRLPHTASGKLDRRALEEMSRDVSHQDIHPLKLAEAA from the coding sequence ATGACGATTCTAGCCACCTTGCCGATCATTTCCCCATTCGAAAGCCAAATCGACCACCCCGAATTCAACATCGCCGAATACTTCCTCGACCGGAACATCGGCGACAGGACCGCGCTGATCACCGGCGCCGGCCGTACGACCTACGCCGAACTGACGGCGCTGGCCAACCGGGTGGGCAACGCGCTGCACGCGCTGGGAGTGCGGCAGGGCGACCGGGTGCTGACCGCGCTGAGCGACGGGGTCGAGTCCGTCGCGACCTGGTACGGCGCGCAGAAGATCGGCGCCGTCACCGCCGAGGTCTACACGTATCTGCAGCCGAAGGACTACCGCTACTACGTGAACTACGCGTCGCCGGCGATCGTCGTGGCGGACGCGGTCACCCTGGACCGGCTGCGCGAGGCGGGGGTCCGGAACATGCTGGTGGTCGGGGTGCCTCCGCACGACCTGCGCGACGGCGAGCACCACTTCGAGACCCTGGTCGCCGCGCAGTCGCCCGACCTGGCTCCCGCCCCGACGACACGCGACGACGTCGCGATCTGGAAGTTCACCACGGGCAGCACCGGTGCTCCCAAGGCCTGCGTGCTGCCCGCGCGGAGCCCGCTGCTGAGCTTCGAGGGGTATGCCCGCGGAGTGCTGGACATCCGGCCGGACGACGTCGTGCTGCCGGTCCCCAAGTTGTTCTTCGGTTACTCCCGCGACCTGACCACGCTGTTCCCCTTCGGCGTGGGCGCGGCCGGCATCGCGTTCCCGGAGCGCAGCACGGCAGACAAGATCTTCGAGCTGATCGCGGAGCACCGGCCGACGATCCTGGTGAACGTGCCGACCATGATGAGCGCCATGGTCGCCCACCCGGAGGCGGCCAACCAGGACCTGAGCTCGCTGCGGCTGTGCACGTCGGCCGGCGAGGCCCTGCCGGCGGAGTTGCACCGCAAGTGGATGGACACCTTCGGCGTGGAGGTCATCGACGGGATCGGCTCATCCGAGGCGTACCACATCTACCTGTCCAACCGGCCCGGCCGGTCCCGGACCGGCAGCCTCGGCCAGGTGGTTCCCGGGTACCGCGCGCGGGTGGTCGACCAGGACGGCGCGACCGTGCCGGACGGCGAGGTCGGGGTCCTGGAGGTCAGCGGCGAGGCGGTCGCGCTGGAGTACTGGCAGGAGCCCGAGAAGTCGGCCGAGACGTTCACCGCCGAGCACACGGTGCGCTCCGGCGACCTGGTCACCCGGGACGCCGAGGGCTTCTTCTACTACCGGGGCCGGGCGGACGACCTGCTGAAGGTCGGCGGCATATGGGTGGCGCCCGCCGAGATCGAGAACTGCCTGATGGCGCATCCGTCCGTGGTGGAGTGCGCGCTGATCGGCTACCAGGTGGGAGGGCTGACCCGGCCACGCGCCTACGTCGTGTCCGACGGCGAGGTGACGGCGGCGGAGTTGCAGTCCTTCGTGCGGTCGAGGCTGGCCCCGCAGAAGTATCCGCGGGACGTCCAGTTCGTCGACAGGCTTCCCCACACCGCGTCCGGCAAGCTGGACCGCCGGGCCCTGGAGGAGATGTCCCGCGATGTCTCCCACCAGGACATCCACCCGCTCAAGCTGGCCGAAGCCGCATGA
- a CDS encoding acyl carrier protein, translating into MASPSGPSGGPVAPVARPRADGVPVEEPAGRELSPREAGRRVEEIWRSALGLAGDGTDATFGELGGRAIAAVRIVARIEDDLGIRVKPSDLYGHPRLDSFTRHVVEAGQAVRPRPHGSSTISAWLSPTC; encoded by the coding sequence ATGGCCTCACCGAGCGGCCCCTCCGGAGGCCCGGTGGCGCCGGTCGCCCGTCCCCGCGCGGACGGCGTGCCCGTCGAGGAGCCCGCGGGGCGGGAGCTGAGCCCCCGGGAGGCGGGCAGGCGGGTCGAGGAGATCTGGAGGAGCGCACTCGGCCTCGCCGGCGACGGGACGGACGCGACGTTCGGGGAGCTGGGCGGCCGGGCGATCGCCGCGGTCCGGATCGTCGCCCGCATCGAGGACGACCTCGGCATCCGGGTCAAGCCCAGTGACCTGTACGGTCACCCTCGCCTGGACTCCTTCACACGCCATGTCGTGGAGGCGGGACAGGCCGTTCGCCCGCGGCCGCACGGGAGCAGTACGATCTCCGCATGGCTCTCCCCGACGTGCTGA
- a CDS encoding LysR family transcriptional regulator codes for MDLDAVRTFVAVVDTGQFQHAAADLSITQQAVSKRVAGLEKDLAVRLFTRTARGARLTIDGQAFLPHARELLRVAERAVASVLPGSRPLRVDVIASRSAASGLMRGFHRAHPEIELDVVMLFDVGTAVAAIRSGAIDASFRAVAVPGRPLPEDIESVRVLDEPLQLLTGPAHALAGARSVTVAQLAGHRIWMPGIVPGTEWAAYYDDLVAEFGLTIEATGPNFGSDALLDTIADTPALATFMSEQTRLVWPADHGLRRIPVTDPTPVYPHSLLWHRDNPHPGLATLRAHLAAAAAGHDAAGTWAPDWVIRR; via the coding sequence GTGGATCTTGATGCTGTGCGTACGTTCGTCGCCGTCGTGGACACCGGCCAGTTCCAGCACGCCGCCGCAGACCTGTCGATCACCCAGCAGGCCGTCTCCAAGCGCGTCGCCGGGCTGGAGAAGGACCTCGCCGTGCGGCTGTTCACCCGCACCGCGCGCGGGGCCCGGCTCACCATCGACGGGCAGGCGTTCCTGCCCCATGCGCGCGAGCTGCTGCGCGTCGCCGAGCGCGCGGTCGCGTCCGTGCTCCCCGGCAGCCGTCCGCTGCGCGTCGACGTGATCGCCTCACGCAGCGCGGCCTCGGGCCTGATGCGCGGCTTCCACCGCGCGCACCCCGAGATCGAGCTCGACGTGGTGATGCTGTTCGATGTCGGGACGGCCGTCGCCGCCATCCGGTCCGGTGCGATCGACGCGTCCTTCCGCGCCGTCGCCGTGCCCGGCCGGCCCCTTCCCGAGGACATCGAGTCCGTCCGGGTGCTCGACGAGCCGCTCCAGCTCCTCACCGGGCCCGCCCACGCGCTGGCGGGCGCCCGGTCGGTGACCGTCGCTCAGCTCGCCGGGCACCGGATCTGGATGCCCGGCATCGTCCCCGGAACCGAGTGGGCCGCCTACTACGACGATCTCGTCGCCGAGTTCGGCCTCACCATCGAGGCGACCGGCCCCAACTTCGGCTCCGACGCGCTCCTCGACACCATCGCCGACACCCCGGCCCTGGCCACTTTCATGAGCGAGCAGACCCGCCTGGTCTGGCCCGCCGACCACGGCCTGCGCCGCATCCCGGTGACCGACCCGACGCCCGTCTACCCGCACTCGCTCCTGTGGCACCGCGACAACCCCCACCCGGGGCTGGCCACCCTCCGCGCCCACCTCGCCGCCGCAGCGGCCGGCCATGACGCCGCCGGGACCTGGGCGCCTGACTGGGTGATTCGGCGCTGA